One genomic segment of Sminthopsis crassicaudata isolate SCR6 chromosome 2, ASM4859323v1, whole genome shotgun sequence includes these proteins:
- the C2H2orf78 gene encoding uncharacterized protein C2orf78 homolog isoform X1 has product MLFLTSVTWTTTGVVSSYHVALVDVFSSLIMAENFQNPSMLGTPNPLHLSFPVVNSTGNLCNFSRVSAPAIGSAWLLPSASGVPFPPLMGSTYLYQHSSTTILSGVPGQGQISTPAASSYPGIYEWDMSGSSGEKPSLGDFTVTVIGQDTPTSSIPAPAQYDKAADANTVVPLYPQLSASLVQQGASPQMPSQGPNNVSVPYQNGSQVYYYNQGTLGPLLTGELGPCMQSYGSVSYKGGRTPSVPVASQPEMVMVLKEVQPPGSRPPVSTSGLYYPVRAQPVKDSGFQVMETSLGLQPAARTFSLPQTLELSKSWGGNGNNLQILEGTPPAEVAGDSSLATPSQNSGNLLALPPAPNIEHKDKKNLACLEKEKWKVEGVKAKFSQTLDPCHVPLEIQDPPLLPLEIPDINQLLACIDPLCPDALKESTSPRECHLVKNGLSLGDQEALENGMEPIPSLTDINKLVEDFRLPRLLSPLKEVDQPKGLRATKPKVVKTAKVVRVQGKPCTGKEPSDPTKKTKRKVPELMATVLPAKVLPRNPDCLLAGDMAAISGSVANEFSPLEMAKSTSGKSRKAPSSRTSKTKCPSQEKMEGTGDTCYEKVEGNEPPGGRAKPEEKPALPKMKRKKNHPELSQEAFKKPRSFLGMHMLESVQVFHALGKKNDKMAGPVQVPQPTPGIKQWLEAPVEGQGPMKTPVSLLAAAKAKVRKPEGSAENQCPSPSHTKPPPPGKVKLVPLPFPTLDRPLTRPIPRKPQPLAPHRLSTTNPARLGNPAQPGPSNPARPVSAVPPQSAPPRPMLLKSAPCPSPQLQPCLPSHLVLSISPESATSSSSKQAVVVMTQPQPQAQFQPQDFCFQPIPWRKPNVPEPVMSKPITKEQRPEREAMKRQAQRERENAAKYTSLGKLQFFIEREKDLEIARRYGYMI; this is encoded by the exons AtgctctttctgacttcagtcACCTGGACAACTACAGGAGTCGTTTCTTCATACCACGTGGCCTTAGTTgatgttttctcttctctaatcaTGGCAG AAAACTTCCAAAATCCATCCATGCTTGGGACCCCTAATCCTCTGCACCTCTCCTTCCCAGTGGTGAACAGCACTGGCAACCTCTGCAACTTCTCCAGAGTCTCGGCCCCAGCCATCGGCTCTGCCTGGCTCCTGCCCTCGGCCTCTGGCGTGCCTTTCCCCCCACTCATGGGCAGTACTTATCTCTACCAGCACTCCAGCACCACCATCCTGTCTGGGGTCCCTGGACAGGGCCAGATTTCCACTCCAGCCGCTTCCTCCTACCCAGGCATATACGAGTGGGACATGTCTGGAAGTAGTGGGGAGAAGCCATCACTTGGAGACTTCACTGTGACAGTCATCGGCCAGGACACGCCAACGTCCTCGATACCGGCCCCAGCCCAGTATGATAAAGCTGCAGATGCCAATACCGTGGTACCTCTCTACCCACAACTGTCAGCCAGCCTTGTGCAGCAGGGGGCTTCCCCACAAATGCCAAGTCAGGGGCCCAACAATGTGTCTGTCCCTTACCAGAATGGAAGCCAAGTTTATTATTACAATCAAGGAACCCTGGGGCCCCTCCTCACGGGTGAACTTGGCCCTTGCATGCAGTCCTATGGATCTGTGTCTTACAAGGGAGGTAGGACCCCTTCGGTACCAgtggcatctcagccagagatggtgATGGTTCTCAAAGAAGTCCAGCCCCCTGGATCCCGACCACCTGTCTCCACCTCAGGCCTGTATTACCCCGTTCGGGCCCAACCAGTCAAAGATTCAGGTTTCCAAG TGATGGAGACTTCCCTGGGGCTGCAGCCTGCTGCCCGAACGTTTTCTTTGCCACAAACCCTGGAACTCTCCAAGTCCTGGGGGGGCAATGGAAACAACCTTCAGATCCTCGAGGGCACTCCACCGGCAGAAGTTGCTGGGGACAGTTCCTTGGCAACCCCGTCCCAGAATTCAGGAAACTTACTCGCCCTGCCTCCTGCCCCAAACATTGAGCACAAGGATAAGAAGAATTTGGCCTGCCTTgagaaggagaaatggaaagtgGAGGGAGTGAAGGCCAAGTTCTCGCAGACTTTGGATCCCTGCCATGTCCCTTTGGAAATACAGGATCCTCCACTCCTTCCCTTGGAGATCCCTGATATTAACCAGCTTCTGGCTTGCATCGATCCTCTCTGCCCTGATGCTCTTAAAGAAAGTACTAGTCCAAGGGAATGCCATCTGGTGAAGAATGGCCTGAGTCTTGGTGACCAAGAGGCACTAGAGAATGGGATGGAGCCCATTCCCAGTCTTACTGATATCAACAAACTGGTGGAGGATTTCCGCCTTCCCCGTCTCCTCTCTCCTTTGAAGGAGGTTGACCAGCCCAAAGGTCTCAGGGCCACCAAACCCAAAGTAGTCAAAACAGCCAAAGTGGTCCGGGTGCAAGGAAAGCCGTGTACAGGCAAGGAGCCTTCAGACCCTACCAAGAAAACAAAACGTAAAGTTCCCGAGCTGATGGCCACTGTTCTGCCAGCCAAAGTCTTGCCAAGAAACCCCGACTGCCTGCTTGCTGGGGATATGGCAGCTATCTCTGGTTCTGTGGCCAATGAGTTTTCTCCCCTGGAAATGGCAAAATCGACCAGTGGCAAGTCTCGAAAAGCCCCGAGCAGCAGGACCAGCAAGACCAAATGCCCCAGCCAGGAGAAAATGGAGGGAACCGGAGACACCTGTTATGAGAAAGTGGAAGGGAATGAGCCTCCTGGGGGTCGAGCTAAGCCGGAGGAGAAGCCAGCCCTTCCCAAGATGAAACGCAAGAAGAACCATCCTGAGCTCAGTCAAGAGGCCTTTAAGAAGCCCCGGAGCTTCCTGGGCATGCACATGCTGGAGTCAGTTCAGGTGTTTCATGCCCTGGGCAAGAAGAACGATAAGATGGCTGGCCCTGTCCAAGTCCCCCAGCCAACTCCAGGGATCAAACAGTGGCTGGAAGCCCCAGTGGAAGGCCAAGGTCCTATGAAAACCCCAGTCAGTCTCCTTGCAGCTGCCAAAGCCAAAGTTCGGAAACCGGAGGGCAGTGCTGAGAACCAGTGTCCATCTCCATCCCACACCAAGCCACCACCTCCTGGGAAAGTCAAGTTGGTGCCTTTGCCTTTTCCGACCTTAGATAGGCCTTTGACTCGGCCTATTCCTCGAAAACCACAGCCTTTGGCTCCCCACCGTCTTTCTACCACCAACCCCGCCCGTCTGGGCAATCCGGCTCAGCCCGGTCCCTCCAACCCTGCCCGGCCCGTGTCGGCTGTACCACCTCAGTCGGCTCCTCCTAGGCCCATGCTTCTGAAATCGGCACCTTGCCCTTCTCCCCAGCTGCAGCCGTGTCTCCCGAGCCACTTGGTCCTGTCCATCTCCCCAGAGTCGGCTACCAGCAGCTCCTCCAAACAGGCTGTGGTGGTTATGACCCAGCCGCAGCCTCAGGCTCAGTTCCAACCTCAAGATTTCTGCTTTCAGCCAATCCCGTGGAGGAAGCCTAATGTCCCTGAGCCTGTGATGTCAAAGCCTATCACCAAAGAGCAGAGGCCTGAGCGAGAAGCCATGAAGAGGCAAGCTCAGCGGGAGCGAGAGAATGCCGCCAAATATACCTCCTTGGGCAAGCTGCAGTTTTTCATTGAGCGGGAAAAAGACTTGGAAATTGCAAGGCGCTATGGCTACATGATCTGA
- the C2H2orf78 gene encoding uncharacterized protein C2orf78 homolog isoform X2, whose amino-acid sequence MELPVNKLGPSQVTSHIHTGHMLFLTSVTWTTTGVVSSYHVALVDVFSSLIMAENFQNPSMLGTPNPLHLSFPVVNSTGNLCNFSRVSAPAIGSAWLLPSASGVPFPPLMGSTYLYQHSSTTILSGVPGQGQISTPAASSYPGIYEWDMSGSSGEKPSLGDFTVTVIGQDTPTSSIPAPAQYDKAADANTVVPLYPQLSASLVQQGASPQMPSQGPNNVSVPYQNGSQVYYYNQGTLGPLLTGELGPCMQSYGSVSYKGGRTPSVPVASQPEMVMVLKEVQPPGSRPPVSTSGLYYPVRAQPVKDSGFQVMETSLGLQPAARTFSLPQTLELSKSWGGNGNNLQILEGTPPAEVAGDSSLATPSQNSGNLLALPPAPNIEHKDKKNLACLEKEKWKVEGVKAKFSQTLDPCHVPLEIQDPPLLPLEIPDINQLLACIDPLCPDALKESTSPRECHLVKNGLSLGDQEALENGMEPIPSLTDINKLVEDFRLPRLLSPLKEVDQPKGLRATKPKVVKTAKVVRVQGKPCTGKEPSDPTKKTKRKVPELMATVLPAKVLPRNPDCLLAGDMAAISGSVANEFSPLEMAKSTSGKSRKAPSSRTSKTKCPSQEKMEGTGDTCYEKVEGNEPPGGRAKPEEKPALPKMKRKKNHPELSQEAFKKPRSFLGMHMLESVQVFHALGKKNDKMAGPVQVPQPTPGIKQWLEAPVEGQGPMKTPVSLLAAAKAKVRKPEGSAENQCPSPSHTKPPPPGKVKLVPLPFPTLDRPLTRPIPRKPQPLAPHRLSTTNPARLGNPAQPGPSNPARPVSAVPPQSAPPRPMLLKSAPCPSPQLQPCLPSHLVLSISPESATSSSSKQAVVVMTQPQPQAQFQPQDFCFQPIPWRKPNVPEPVMSKPITKEQRPEREAMKRQAQRERENAAKYTSLGKLQFFIEREKDLEIARRYGYMI is encoded by the exons ATGGAGCTGCCCGTAAATAAACTTGGACCATCGCAAGTGACCAGTCACATTCATACTGGACACAtgctctttctgacttcagtcACCTGGACAACTACAGGAGTCGTTTCTTCATACCACGTGGCCTTAGTTgatgttttctcttctctaatcaTGGCAG AAAACTTCCAAAATCCATCCATGCTTGGGACCCCTAATCCTCTGCACCTCTCCTTCCCAGTGGTGAACAGCACTGGCAACCTCTGCAACTTCTCCAGAGTCTCGGCCCCAGCCATCGGCTCTGCCTGGCTCCTGCCCTCGGCCTCTGGCGTGCCTTTCCCCCCACTCATGGGCAGTACTTATCTCTACCAGCACTCCAGCACCACCATCCTGTCTGGGGTCCCTGGACAGGGCCAGATTTCCACTCCAGCCGCTTCCTCCTACCCAGGCATATACGAGTGGGACATGTCTGGAAGTAGTGGGGAGAAGCCATCACTTGGAGACTTCACTGTGACAGTCATCGGCCAGGACACGCCAACGTCCTCGATACCGGCCCCAGCCCAGTATGATAAAGCTGCAGATGCCAATACCGTGGTACCTCTCTACCCACAACTGTCAGCCAGCCTTGTGCAGCAGGGGGCTTCCCCACAAATGCCAAGTCAGGGGCCCAACAATGTGTCTGTCCCTTACCAGAATGGAAGCCAAGTTTATTATTACAATCAAGGAACCCTGGGGCCCCTCCTCACGGGTGAACTTGGCCCTTGCATGCAGTCCTATGGATCTGTGTCTTACAAGGGAGGTAGGACCCCTTCGGTACCAgtggcatctcagccagagatggtgATGGTTCTCAAAGAAGTCCAGCCCCCTGGATCCCGACCACCTGTCTCCACCTCAGGCCTGTATTACCCCGTTCGGGCCCAACCAGTCAAAGATTCAGGTTTCCAAG TGATGGAGACTTCCCTGGGGCTGCAGCCTGCTGCCCGAACGTTTTCTTTGCCACAAACCCTGGAACTCTCCAAGTCCTGGGGGGGCAATGGAAACAACCTTCAGATCCTCGAGGGCACTCCACCGGCAGAAGTTGCTGGGGACAGTTCCTTGGCAACCCCGTCCCAGAATTCAGGAAACTTACTCGCCCTGCCTCCTGCCCCAAACATTGAGCACAAGGATAAGAAGAATTTGGCCTGCCTTgagaaggagaaatggaaagtgGAGGGAGTGAAGGCCAAGTTCTCGCAGACTTTGGATCCCTGCCATGTCCCTTTGGAAATACAGGATCCTCCACTCCTTCCCTTGGAGATCCCTGATATTAACCAGCTTCTGGCTTGCATCGATCCTCTCTGCCCTGATGCTCTTAAAGAAAGTACTAGTCCAAGGGAATGCCATCTGGTGAAGAATGGCCTGAGTCTTGGTGACCAAGAGGCACTAGAGAATGGGATGGAGCCCATTCCCAGTCTTACTGATATCAACAAACTGGTGGAGGATTTCCGCCTTCCCCGTCTCCTCTCTCCTTTGAAGGAGGTTGACCAGCCCAAAGGTCTCAGGGCCACCAAACCCAAAGTAGTCAAAACAGCCAAAGTGGTCCGGGTGCAAGGAAAGCCGTGTACAGGCAAGGAGCCTTCAGACCCTACCAAGAAAACAAAACGTAAAGTTCCCGAGCTGATGGCCACTGTTCTGCCAGCCAAAGTCTTGCCAAGAAACCCCGACTGCCTGCTTGCTGGGGATATGGCAGCTATCTCTGGTTCTGTGGCCAATGAGTTTTCTCCCCTGGAAATGGCAAAATCGACCAGTGGCAAGTCTCGAAAAGCCCCGAGCAGCAGGACCAGCAAGACCAAATGCCCCAGCCAGGAGAAAATGGAGGGAACCGGAGACACCTGTTATGAGAAAGTGGAAGGGAATGAGCCTCCTGGGGGTCGAGCTAAGCCGGAGGAGAAGCCAGCCCTTCCCAAGATGAAACGCAAGAAGAACCATCCTGAGCTCAGTCAAGAGGCCTTTAAGAAGCCCCGGAGCTTCCTGGGCATGCACATGCTGGAGTCAGTTCAGGTGTTTCATGCCCTGGGCAAGAAGAACGATAAGATGGCTGGCCCTGTCCAAGTCCCCCAGCCAACTCCAGGGATCAAACAGTGGCTGGAAGCCCCAGTGGAAGGCCAAGGTCCTATGAAAACCCCAGTCAGTCTCCTTGCAGCTGCCAAAGCCAAAGTTCGGAAACCGGAGGGCAGTGCTGAGAACCAGTGTCCATCTCCATCCCACACCAAGCCACCACCTCCTGGGAAAGTCAAGTTGGTGCCTTTGCCTTTTCCGACCTTAGATAGGCCTTTGACTCGGCCTATTCCTCGAAAACCACAGCCTTTGGCTCCCCACCGTCTTTCTACCACCAACCCCGCCCGTCTGGGCAATCCGGCTCAGCCCGGTCCCTCCAACCCTGCCCGGCCCGTGTCGGCTGTACCACCTCAGTCGGCTCCTCCTAGGCCCATGCTTCTGAAATCGGCACCTTGCCCTTCTCCCCAGCTGCAGCCGTGTCTCCCGAGCCACTTGGTCCTGTCCATCTCCCCAGAGTCGGCTACCAGCAGCTCCTCCAAACAGGCTGTGGTGGTTATGACCCAGCCGCAGCCTCAGGCTCAGTTCCAACCTCAAGATTTCTGCTTTCAGCCAATCCCGTGGAGGAAGCCTAATGTCCCTGAGCCTGTGATGTCAAAGCCTATCACCAAAGAGCAGAGGCCTGAGCGAGAAGCCATGAAGAGGCAAGCTCAGCGGGAGCGAGAGAATGCCGCCAAATATACCTCCTTGGGCAAGCTGCAGTTTTTCATTGAGCGGGAAAAAGACTTGGAAATTGCAAGGCGCTATGGCTACATGATCTGA